A window of Auraticoccus monumenti contains these coding sequences:
- a CDS encoding DUF58 domain-containing protein: protein MLRPSHALVRAALLLAVAGLLTLLTHQVALLVLVAPFAAWCALGVLRRPPRTVPEPSSALSARRLVVGSVAEHVVEAPGWVLDVEVPRPLRCELEPPLGAVVAADRTVVRVQPQRWGRHTVTPAPARLTDDWGLWRGSWRPVAQAFTVAPARDAPGGSEAVPHPVGLVGIHPSRVRGEGSALAEVRAFRTGDRLRRINWRVTSRTGELHTNATTAERDTELLVVTDTLSDVAGDGAGASSLDLTVLAAAAVSGHYLGLGDRVGLHDLGRVIGSVPPGAGARQRTRITEQLASATVERIDRSVVRRVHRVRPGSLVVVCSPLLDADVLLEVLRLVHRGAAVLAVDTLPPELGRLDDTPRGGAASALDALAERFRPGRFWEEAWALRRLERDVELSRLAELGVPVVPWRGLEGLGLVVGALAANRTAPRLSRSLGGGGR from the coding sequence GGTGCGCGCTCGGCGTGCTGCGACGTCCCCCGCGCACGGTGCCGGAGCCGTCCTCGGCCCTCAGCGCCCGGCGGCTCGTGGTCGGGTCCGTGGCCGAGCACGTCGTCGAGGCACCGGGGTGGGTGCTCGACGTCGAGGTCCCGCGCCCGCTGCGCTGCGAGCTGGAGCCGCCGCTGGGAGCGGTGGTCGCGGCGGACCGGACGGTGGTGCGGGTGCAGCCTCAGCGCTGGGGCCGGCACACTGTGACCCCGGCGCCGGCGCGGCTGACCGATGACTGGGGCCTGTGGCGGGGCAGCTGGCGCCCCGTCGCGCAGGCGTTCACGGTGGCCCCGGCCCGTGACGCGCCCGGCGGCTCGGAGGCGGTCCCGCACCCGGTCGGGCTGGTCGGCATCCACCCCAGCCGGGTCCGGGGTGAGGGCAGCGCGCTGGCCGAGGTGCGCGCGTTCCGGACCGGGGACCGGCTCCGGCGGATCAACTGGCGGGTCACCTCCCGGACCGGGGAGCTGCACACCAACGCCACCACCGCCGAGCGCGACACCGAGCTGCTGGTGGTCACCGACACGCTGTCCGACGTGGCCGGGGACGGGGCCGGCGCGTCCAGCCTGGACCTGACCGTGCTCGCCGCCGCCGCCGTGTCCGGTCACTACCTGGGTCTGGGTGACCGGGTGGGGCTGCACGACCTGGGACGGGTGATCGGCTCGGTCCCGCCCGGCGCCGGAGCCCGGCAGCGGACCCGGATCACCGAGCAGCTGGCCTCGGCCACCGTGGAGCGGATCGACCGCAGCGTGGTGCGTCGGGTGCACCGGGTCCGACCGGGCTCGCTGGTGGTGGTCTGCTCCCCGCTGCTGGACGCCGACGTGCTGCTGGAGGTTCTCCGGCTGGTGCACCGCGGGGCCGCGGTGCTGGCCGTCGACACCCTCCCGCCGGAGCTGGGACGTCTGGACGACACGCCCCGGGGCGGTGCGGCCTCGGCGCTGGACGCCCTGGCCGAGCGGTTCCGCCCGGGCCGGTTCTGGGAGGAGGCGTGGGCACTGCGGCGGCTGGAGCGCGACGTCGAGCTGTCCCGGCTGGCCGAGCTGGGGGTGCCGGTGGTGCCGTGGCGGGGGCTGGAGGGGCTGGGGCTGGTGGTCGGTGCGCTGGCGGCGAACCGGACCGCACCGCGGCTGTCGCGCAGCCTCGGCGGCGGGGGTCGCTAG